The following are encoded in a window of Fusarium falciforme chromosome 11, complete sequence genomic DNA:
- a CDS encoding GFO-IDH-MocA domain-containing protein, producing MLFTSPWFGATMPESNVYGVDIENGANLMTISVGHSLDALCYVVGELHGVQATLANNRPEVTVTDAAGNPKRNVKKTSHDHCSVIGTLPGGGVATAICQGGMSAADKNFFCEIIGTKGTLLLEGPMGNVQGFPPTIKFIDAKPEAKPQPIEVPRATGFEYNTGKAWDAFAGDRSGEAPDFQVALTRHRMLEAIYRSNEKGTREDYV from the coding sequence ATGCTGTTTACAAGCCCTTGGTTTGGCGCTACTATGCCAGAGTCCAATGTGTACGGAGTCGACATTGAGAATGGAGCCAATCTGATGACAATCTCTGTCGGTCATTCGCTTGACGCCCTGTGCTATGTGGTTGGAGAGCTTCACGGAGTCCAAGCCACTCTTGCCAACAACCGACCAGAGGTCACTGTTACTGACGCAGCCGGAAACCCCAAGAGAAATGTCAAGAAGACCTCACACGATCACTGCTCCGTCATTGGCACTCTTCCAGGTGGCGGAGTTGCCACAGCTATCTGCCAAGGAGGCATGAGTGCCGCCGACAAGAATTTTTTCTGCGAAATCATCGGCACAAAGGGCACGCTACTCCTCGAAGGACCCATGGGCAACGTCCAGGGATTTCCACCAACCATCAAGTTCATCGACGCCAAGCCCGAAGCGAAGCCACAGCCGATCGAGGTGCCACGTGCGACGGGCTTCGAGTACAACACTGGCAAGGCTTGGGATGCGTTTGCTGGGGACAGGTCGGGAGAGGCTCCTGATTTCCAGGTCGCTCTGACACGACATCGGATGTTGGAGGCGATCTATAGGAGCAATGAGAAGGGAACAAGGGAGGATTATGTTTAA